In Edaphobacter dinghuensis, one genomic interval encodes:
- a CDS encoding AraC family transcriptional regulator: MDPLSDVLSLLKPRSYISGGFQMDGDVAVQFPNHEGIKCYAMIAGECWLSVEGIEEPVRMTAGDCFLLPRGLPFRLATDLSLPPGDFQVLRATWKKDGAAVGREGCERYLVGGHFVLTGSHAGFLLRSLPPIVHIQKESDKEAMRWSLERMKEELRDPQPGGSLIAQQLAYMMLIQALRLHLADGGRDNVGWLFALADKQMGAAIACMHDEPGYGWTLKTLAERVGMSRSVFAQRFKKMVGITPMEYLTRWRMLLAGDRLRCTGDSLAAIASSLGYESESAFGKAFRRVMGCSPRRYSRGAMDGVEMVAAR, translated from the coding sequence ATGGACCCGCTCTCGGATGTGTTGTCGCTGCTGAAACCTCGGAGCTATATCTCCGGTGGCTTTCAGATGGATGGCGATGTGGCCGTTCAGTTTCCTAATCATGAAGGCATCAAGTGCTATGCGATGATCGCGGGCGAGTGCTGGCTGTCGGTCGAGGGCATCGAGGAGCCGGTGCGGATGACGGCTGGGGATTGCTTTCTGCTGCCGCGAGGGTTGCCGTTTCGGCTGGCGACTGATCTGTCGTTGCCGCCGGGTGACTTTCAGGTGCTACGGGCGACGTGGAAGAAGGACGGCGCGGCTGTCGGCAGGGAGGGCTGCGAGCGGTATCTGGTGGGTGGACACTTTGTGCTGACTGGCAGCCATGCCGGGTTTCTGCTGCGGTCGCTGCCGCCGATTGTGCATATACAGAAGGAGTCGGACAAGGAGGCGATGCGGTGGTCGCTGGAGCGGATGAAGGAGGAGCTGCGCGATCCGCAGCCGGGCGGGAGTTTGATTGCACAGCAGCTTGCTTACATGATGTTGATACAGGCTCTGCGGCTGCATCTGGCCGATGGCGGACGCGACAATGTTGGCTGGCTGTTTGCGCTGGCGGACAAGCAGATGGGCGCGGCGATTGCGTGCATGCACGACGAGCCGGGGTATGGGTGGACGCTGAAGACGCTGGCGGAGCGGGTGGGCATGTCGCGGTCGGTCTTTGCGCAGCGGTTTAAGAAGATGGTGGGGATAACGCCGATGGAGTATCTGACGCGATGGCGGATGCTGCTGGCGGGCGACAGGCTGAGGTGCACGGGCGATTCGCTGGCGGCGATTGCGTCGTCGCTGGGGTATGAGTCGGAGAGCGCGTTCGGCAAGGCGTTTCGCAGGGTGATGGGTTGTTCGCCGCGACGGTATAGCCGGGGTGCGATGGATGGTGTAGAGATGGTTGCGGCTAGGTAA
- a CDS encoding tetratricopeptide repeat protein, protein MDDQDKTKSGLQHVPTAGATLTLGSTRSGIIARGRRDAANAASNPHYKQAVTDYNAGNFTAAASGFRLAAEQGHAESQYLLSTMYDEGKGLPEDDAQAAHWERKAAEQGHAYAQANLSFRYYAVNNFAEAFVWCQRAAHSNLAWAQYNIGLMYRKGEGVAQSNTEAAHWYRLAANQNFAEAQQKLADLYYFGQGVPRSYPQAAAWYRKAADQDNAEAQFQLGHLYAIGQGVEHDYTQSRHWIRQAALQGHEQALRELKRREYRDP, encoded by the coding sequence ATGGACGATCAAGACAAAACCAAATCCGGCCTGCAGCACGTCCCCACCGCCGGAGCCACGCTCACGCTCGGCTCCACGCGCTCCGGCATCATCGCCCGCGGCCGCCGCGACGCCGCCAACGCAGCCTCCAACCCGCACTACAAGCAGGCCGTCACCGACTACAACGCAGGCAACTTCACCGCCGCCGCATCAGGCTTTCGTCTTGCCGCCGAGCAAGGCCACGCCGAGTCGCAGTACCTTCTCAGCACCATGTACGACGAAGGCAAGGGCCTCCCCGAAGACGACGCCCAGGCCGCCCACTGGGAGCGCAAAGCCGCCGAGCAGGGCCACGCCTACGCGCAGGCCAACCTCAGCTTCCGCTACTACGCCGTCAACAATTTTGCCGAAGCCTTCGTCTGGTGCCAGCGCGCCGCCCACAGCAACCTCGCCTGGGCGCAGTACAACATCGGCCTCATGTATCGCAAAGGCGAGGGCGTCGCGCAGAGCAACACCGAGGCCGCCCACTGGTATCGCCTCGCCGCCAACCAGAACTTTGCCGAAGCCCAGCAAAAACTAGCCGACCTCTACTACTTCGGGCAGGGTGTCCCTCGCAGCTACCCGCAGGCAGCCGCGTGGTATCGCAAGGCCGCCGATCAAGACAACGCCGAAGCACAGTTCCAGCTCGGCCACCTCTACGCCATCGGCCAGGGCGTCGAGCACGACTACACCCAATCCCGTCACTGGATTCGCCAGGCCGCTCTGCAAGGCCACGAGCAGGCACTCCGCGAACTAAAGCGCCGCGAGTACCGCGACCCCTAG
- a CDS encoding DUF899 family protein: MSDKTILAPATELAAKNPAHFPNESAEYRAARTALLAEEIELRRHIERVSALRRALPPGGIVPDGYTFITESGPRTFAELFGNKQTLVLYSYMFGPQRERPCPVCTSLLSAWDGTAPSVSQHTAFGIVARSPIERLLAFKKERGWQNLNLYSDMQGDYTRAYVSAEDGDAAGINVFTRHNGVIRHFWSGEMGPGTADPGQDPRGAPDIDPLWTLLDLIPEGRPATWYPKLDYTPTPLTTIK, encoded by the coding sequence ATGTCCGACAAGACTATCCTCGCCCCAGCAACAGAGCTCGCCGCCAAAAACCCAGCCCACTTTCCCAACGAGTCCGCCGAGTACCGCGCCGCACGCACCGCGCTGCTCGCCGAGGAGATCGAGCTGCGCCGCCACATCGAGCGCGTCTCCGCCCTCCGTCGCGCCCTTCCTCCCGGCGGCATCGTCCCCGACGGCTACACCTTCATCACCGAAAGCGGCCCGCGCACCTTCGCCGAACTCTTCGGCAACAAGCAGACCCTCGTCCTCTACAGCTACATGTTCGGCCCCCAACGCGAGCGGCCCTGCCCCGTCTGCACCTCGCTGCTCTCCGCCTGGGACGGCACCGCCCCCAGCGTCTCTCAACACACCGCGTTCGGCATCGTCGCCCGCTCGCCCATCGAGCGCCTGCTCGCCTTCAAAAAAGAGCGCGGCTGGCAAAACCTCAACCTCTACTCCGACATGCAGGGCGACTACACCCGCGCCTACGTCAGCGCCGAAGACGGCGACGCCGCAGGCATCAACGTCTTCACCCGCCACAACGGCGTCATCCGCCACTTCTGGAGCGGCGAGATGGGCCCCGGAACCGCCGACCCCGGCCAGGACCCACGCGGCGCGCCCGACATCGACCCCCTCTGGACTCTGCTCGACCTCATCCCCGAAGGCCGCCCCGCCACCTGGTATCCCAAACTCGACTACACGCCCACACCACTCACCACCATCAAATAG
- a CDS encoding PadR family transcriptional regulator, with protein sequence MPDPVSPASALPMLILRVLQTGGLHGYAIAQRIHLLSSEVLAVEEGLLYPTLQKMLLKGWVEAEWGISETNRRVRFYRMTAKGRQQLKKELHSYDRVSQAIRDVLRTA encoded by the coding sequence ATGCCTGATCCCGTTAGCCCTGCCAGTGCTCTTCCGATGCTGATTCTTCGTGTTCTCCAGACCGGGGGACTTCATGGCTATGCCATTGCACAGCGGATTCATCTGCTGTCGAGCGAGGTGCTGGCTGTGGAGGAGGGACTGCTTTATCCCACGCTGCAGAAGATGCTGCTGAAGGGGTGGGTCGAAGCGGAGTGGGGCATCTCGGAGACGAACCGCAGAGTGCGTTTCTATCGCATGACGGCGAAGGGGCGGCAGCAATTGAAGAAAGAATTGCATAGCTACGATCGCGTGAGCCAGGCGATTCGGGATGTTTTGCGAACGGCGTAA
- a CDS encoding ABC transporter permease produces the protein MRDLLRKIHYLINRRRLDEELENDMEFHREMSARAGRNNFGNVLRLREQAYEASGWMWLDRLMRDLRYGIRILARAPGFTLVAVLVLAIGIGVNVAAFSLFDMIALKPLPVPQADRIVRLERRSPDNYTSEMAYPSFDFYREHAKTLSATMAVLGVPPMQIDDDLQPTSASFVTPNYFTELGTQAVYGRMLNAANDASPSAPPAVVLSYGLWQRRFGGDPAVVGRVIHLNQKSATVVGITPYEFASLGGQGPDIWMPIAQQPYFIEHSTVLADWNSGSVRMWGKLAPGVSAKAAEEELRSLTNLLRGEHPDAVWKDEFIQVSAGGHLQVITPEMYRVAVMIGVLTLLILIVACANLGGLMLARAVSRQHEMGIRIAIGAGRWRIFRQLCTESLLLGVISSAAGLALACAVMQIVLRKINAPGWLSAVPDWRVVLFTIAMTVVATFCFGLLPALQIARQRQQKTIARQLLVGAQIAASSVLLILAALLVHATHHALYTDPGFGYEQIISIDPQLSHHGYTTTAAETYLDAMQARLRAIPGVSAVSLVQLPPMGHIVSRSETEIRGHKVTAYPNWVAPDFFRTMGIPLRLGRTFYPEEKNAVVVSESFARAQWPGENPLGQMLGDGTTKDTVIGVVGDAHINALSNDDATEQYWAAQKENMPDMVLIARSSGEPGSLVPAVKAMSANLDGSLFPEIRQLKVLYRRDVEQIARVAAIASFVGMVAVSLAAVGIIGLVALIVTQRTKEIAIRMALGAQPGAVLTAVLHQFLWPTLVGLAVGAGFAALGSKFLRVALYGVSNLDPASYTTAIVVLSLIVAASMLVPAARTLRMNLGSILHHD, from the coding sequence ATGCGCGATCTGCTTCGTAAGATTCATTACCTGATCAACAGGCGCCGTCTCGATGAGGAGCTTGAAAACGATATGGAGTTCCATCGCGAGATGTCGGCCCGCGCGGGCCGCAACAACTTCGGCAACGTGCTGCGGCTGCGCGAGCAGGCGTATGAAGCGAGCGGGTGGATGTGGCTGGACCGGCTGATGCGGGACCTGCGCTATGGCATCAGGATTCTGGCTCGCGCGCCGGGATTTACGCTGGTGGCGGTGTTGGTGCTCGCGATTGGCATTGGTGTGAATGTTGCGGCGTTCAGCCTGTTCGACATGATTGCTTTGAAGCCTCTGCCTGTGCCGCAGGCCGATCGCATTGTGCGGTTGGAGCGGAGGTCGCCCGATAACTACACCAGCGAGATGGCGTATCCGTCCTTCGACTTTTATCGCGAGCATGCGAAGACGCTTTCGGCGACGATGGCGGTACTGGGTGTGCCACCGATGCAGATCGATGACGACCTGCAGCCGACGAGCGCTTCTTTTGTGACGCCGAATTATTTTACGGAGCTGGGAACGCAGGCCGTGTATGGGCGCATGTTGAACGCGGCGAACGACGCCAGTCCGTCTGCGCCGCCAGCGGTGGTGCTGAGTTATGGCCTGTGGCAACGACGTTTCGGCGGCGACCCTGCGGTGGTGGGTCGCGTAATTCATCTGAATCAAAAGTCCGCGACCGTGGTTGGCATTACGCCGTACGAGTTTGCCAGCCTCGGCGGGCAGGGGCCCGATATCTGGATGCCGATCGCGCAGCAGCCTTATTTTATTGAGCACAGCACGGTGTTAGCAGATTGGAATAGCGGAAGCGTTCGGATGTGGGGCAAGCTGGCGCCGGGTGTAAGCGCGAAGGCCGCGGAGGAGGAGCTGCGGTCGCTGACGAATCTTCTGCGCGGTGAGCATCCCGATGCGGTTTGGAAGGACGAGTTTATTCAGGTCTCTGCGGGTGGGCATTTGCAGGTGATTACACCGGAGATGTATCGGGTGGCGGTGATGATTGGCGTACTCACATTGCTGATTTTGATCGTCGCCTGTGCCAACCTTGGCGGCCTGATGCTGGCGCGGGCGGTGAGCCGCCAGCATGAGATGGGGATTCGTATCGCCATCGGTGCCGGACGCTGGCGCATCTTTCGGCAACTGTGCACCGAGAGCCTGTTACTGGGCGTAATTAGCTCAGCAGCGGGGCTGGCGCTTGCCTGTGCAGTCATGCAGATAGTGTTGCGTAAGATCAATGCGCCGGGGTGGCTGAGCGCGGTGCCGGACTGGCGAGTGGTGCTGTTTACGATTGCGATGACGGTGGTGGCGACGTTCTGTTTTGGTCTGCTGCCTGCGCTGCAGATTGCGCGGCAGCGGCAACAGAAGACGATTGCAAGGCAGCTTCTGGTGGGAGCGCAGATTGCGGCGAGCTCGGTGCTGCTGATTCTTGCGGCATTGCTGGTGCATGCGACGCATCACGCGCTTTATACCGATCCGGGATTTGGATATGAACAGATCATATCGATCGATCCGCAGCTCAGCCACCATGGATATACGACAACGGCGGCAGAGACGTACCTGGATGCGATGCAGGCACGGTTGCGCGCAATTCCGGGTGTGAGTGCGGTGTCTCTGGTGCAGCTTCCGCCGATGGGGCATATTGTTTCGCGGAGCGAGACCGAGATTCGCGGACACAAGGTGACGGCCTATCCCAATTGGGTGGCGCCGGATTTCTTTCGCACGATGGGGATTCCGCTGAGGCTGGGCCGCACCTTTTACCCGGAGGAAAAAAATGCCGTGGTGGTGAGCGAGTCGTTTGCGCGCGCGCAGTGGCCGGGAGAGAATCCACTGGGGCAGATGCTGGGAGATGGAACGACGAAAGACACGGTCATTGGCGTGGTGGGAGATGCGCACATCAATGCGCTGAGCAATGACGATGCAACCGAACAGTATTGGGCAGCGCAGAAGGAAAACATGCCGGATATGGTGCTGATCGCTCGATCGAGCGGAGAGCCGGGTTCGTTGGTGCCTGCGGTGAAGGCGATGAGTGCAAATCTTGATGGCTCGCTGTTTCCTGAGATTCGACAGCTGAAGGTGCTCTATCGCCGTGACGTGGAGCAGATTGCAAGGGTGGCTGCGATAGCGAGCTTTGTAGGAATGGTTGCGGTGTCGCTCGCTGCGGTGGGCATCATTGGTCTGGTCGCACTCATCGTGACACAGCGCACCAAGGAGATTGCGATTCGCATGGCGCTGGGAGCGCAGCCGGGCGCGGTGCTGACTGCGGTGCTGCATCAATTTCTTTGGCCGACGTTGGTGGGGTTGGCGGTGGGAGCAGGATTCGCAGCGCTTGGGTCGAAGTTTTTGCGGGTCGCGCTCTACGGCGTGAGTAACCTTGATCCGGCAAGCTATACAACGGCGATTGTGGTGCTTTCGCTGATCGTTGCGGCATCGATGCTTGTTCCTGCTGCGCGTACGCTGCGGATGAATCTGGGTTCGATATTACATCACGACTGA
- a CDS encoding DUF2461 domain-containing protein, which translates to MATHFSNEALKFLRGLKRNNDREWFTARKDVYERELKARMLALIAEINDAMIDFAPENVRPPQKAIMRIYRDIRFSKDKRPYKIHQAVWWARQGLEKTSGGGFYFDVSGTEVTIAAGVFMPEREQLLAIRRYLLEHHEEMRRLLAAKKLKATMQPIDRESLTRPPKGFPTDHPAMDLLLAKQWGVIARLPADFALRPTLVKDVVTHFKLAAPIVALLNTPLIPKHRKPLF; encoded by the coding sequence ATGGCGACGCACTTCTCCAACGAAGCCCTCAAATTCCTCCGCGGCCTCAAGCGCAACAACGACCGCGAGTGGTTCACCGCGCGCAAAGACGTCTACGAGCGCGAGCTGAAGGCCCGCATGCTCGCCCTCATCGCCGAGATCAACGACGCCATGATCGACTTCGCGCCCGAAAACGTCCGCCCCCCGCAAAAAGCCATCATGCGCATCTACCGCGACATTCGCTTCAGCAAAGACAAGCGGCCTTACAAAATCCATCAGGCCGTATGGTGGGCGCGGCAAGGGTTGGAGAAGACCTCGGGCGGCGGCTTCTACTTCGACGTCAGCGGCACCGAGGTCACCATCGCCGCAGGCGTCTTCATGCCCGAGCGCGAACAGCTCCTCGCCATCCGCCGCTATCTCCTCGAACACCACGAAGAGATGCGCCGCCTCCTCGCAGCTAAAAAGTTGAAGGCGACCATGCAGCCCATCGACCGCGAAAGCCTCACCCGCCCGCCCAAAGGCTTCCCCACAGACCACCCCGCGATGGACCTTCTGCTCGCCAAGCAATGGGGAGTCATCGCACGCCTCCCCGCCGACTTCGCGCTGCGCCCCACGCTGGTCAAAGACGTGGTGACACACTTCAAACTCGCCGCGCCCATCGTAGCGCTGCTCAACACGCCATTAATCCCAAAGCACCGTAAGCCGCTCTTCTAA
- a CDS encoding SPFH domain-containing protein produces MEPLNAFLLVLLFIAAIVVLVTVLKTLFTVRTYTAGVVERFGKFNRIVRPGLHVLVPYAERVFFVDLQVKQAQFSVETKTHDNVFVQIPVSVQYQVLDDKIYDAFYKLSAPQKQIESFVFNSILGHVPKLSLDETFEQQSGISVNVKTELDSIMSGFGYNILTALVTDIVPDVKVKTAMNDINAAQRAQVAAQARGEADKILKVKQAEAEAESKALQGKGIAAERQAIIDGLRASIEHFRESVPGTTADDVMALVLLTQYFDTLRDIGTRGGSNTIFLPNSPGAANDFMTQILAGLKGNSTPPPHP; encoded by the coding sequence ATGGAGCCATTGAACGCTTTTCTGCTCGTCCTTTTATTTATCGCTGCGATTGTTGTGCTGGTTACCGTTCTTAAGACACTGTTTACGGTTCGCACTTATACGGCTGGAGTCGTCGAGCGGTTTGGCAAGTTCAACCGCATTGTGCGACCGGGGTTGCATGTGCTGGTGCCTTATGCGGAGCGCGTCTTCTTTGTCGATTTGCAGGTGAAGCAGGCGCAGTTCTCTGTTGAGACGAAGACGCACGATAACGTCTTTGTACAGATACCTGTTTCGGTGCAGTATCAGGTACTCGATGACAAGATCTATGATGCGTTTTATAAGCTCAGCGCGCCGCAGAAGCAGATTGAGTCGTTCGTCTTCAATTCGATTCTTGGACATGTGCCGAAGCTCTCGCTCGATGAGACGTTTGAGCAGCAGTCGGGGATTTCGGTGAATGTGAAGACTGAGCTGGACAGCATCATGTCGGGGTTTGGTTACAACATTCTTACGGCGCTGGTGACCGATATCGTTCCTGATGTGAAGGTCAAGACTGCGATGAACGATATCAATGCGGCACAGCGGGCGCAGGTAGCGGCGCAGGCGCGGGGCGAGGCCGACAAGATTCTGAAGGTGAAGCAGGCTGAGGCTGAGGCCGAATCGAAGGCGCTGCAGGGCAAGGGTATTGCTGCGGAGCGGCAGGCTATTATCGACGGTCTGCGCGCTTCGATCGAGCACTTCCGCGAGTCGGTGCCGGGGACGACGGCTGACGATGTGATGGCGCTGGTGCTGCTGACGCAGTACTTCGATACGCTGCGCGATATCGGCACGCGGGGCGGCTCGAATACGATCTTTCTGCCGAACAGTCCCGGCGCGGCGAACGATTTTATGACGCAGATTCTTGCCGGGCTTAAGGGGAACAGTACTCCGCCTCCGCACCCGTAG
- a CDS encoding TIGR03435 family protein, translating to MILTRLLLPGILLLCSTAPAQLLHPASPMPSFDVVSVRPTDPNQELSNGGVSPDSYRAERTTIDQVLAYAFGLGYDKELVNAPSWTANEHFDIQGKLDDHQVAALHQLSRDDREQQMRLMVQSLLAERFHLTYHLETHVLPVYLLEVAKGGLKCSRDITSKPAIADPSRPRFRWSTAPAPPPPPPGWHPPSPSEQKTLMQSLHLRTKGWPFWLTVTMLSHQPELQGRPVIDKTGLEGAYDCEMNWSQANSDSTGQFFFTAVHDQLGLTLHPSKGPVEVLVIDSISRPSEN from the coding sequence ATGATTCTCACCAGACTTCTTCTTCCCGGCATCCTCCTTCTGTGCAGCACGGCACCTGCACAGCTTCTCCATCCCGCATCTCCCATGCCCAGCTTCGACGTCGTCAGCGTGCGCCCCACCGACCCCAACCAGGAGCTCTCAAACGGCGGCGTCAGTCCCGACAGCTACCGCGCCGAGCGCACCACCATCGATCAGGTGCTCGCCTACGCCTTCGGCCTCGGCTACGACAAAGAGCTCGTCAATGCGCCCTCGTGGACTGCAAACGAGCACTTCGACATTCAGGGCAAGCTCGATGACCATCAGGTCGCCGCCCTTCACCAGCTAAGCCGCGACGACCGCGAGCAGCAGATGCGCCTGATGGTGCAGTCCCTGCTCGCCGAGCGCTTCCACCTCACCTATCACCTCGAGACGCATGTACTTCCCGTCTACCTCCTTGAAGTTGCGAAGGGTGGCCTCAAGTGTTCACGCGACATCACCTCGAAGCCCGCCATCGCTGATCCCTCCCGTCCGCGCTTCCGCTGGTCCACCGCGCCCGCGCCTCCGCCACCTCCGCCCGGCTGGCACCCGCCCTCACCCTCCGAGCAGAAGACGCTCATGCAATCGCTGCATCTGCGCACCAAGGGCTGGCCGTTCTGGCTCACCGTTACGATGCTCAGCCACCAGCCCGAGCTTCAGGGCCGTCCCGTGATCGATAAGACCGGTCTCGAAGGCGCCTACGACTGCGAGATGAATTGGTCACAGGCCAACTCTGATAGCACAGGCCAATTCTTCTTTACCGCAGTGCACGACCAGCTCGGCCTTACGCTCCACCCCTCCAAAGGCCCGGTCGAAGTTCTCGTCATCGACAGCATCAGCCGTCCCTCCGAGAACTGA
- a CDS encoding glycoside hydrolase family 88/105 protein yields the protein MNKMLLSGCLLLGCLGVASAQQNYFDQWPAGDSPQEVGKALSEHFVTSPHQYTKTIHYSEVCAWYGALQFAELTHDDALRQELIKRFDPLMPGGAEADRIPKRHHVDDQIFGVVPMEIAIQTKDQKYLDFGKSFADEQWNHPSADGMSDETRYWIDDMYMLTMLQLEAYRATGDKKYLDRDAHEMVAYLDKLQQPNGLFFHAPDVQFYWGRGDGWVAAGMAEMLRSLPENHPDRARIMKGYRLMMSGLLKYQGKDGMWRQLIDKDDAWPETSSSAMFSFAMITGVKHGWLDAATYGPAARKSWIAVVGYVDQNHDVTQVCEGTGKKNDLEYYYQRKRRTGDFHGQAPVLWAADALLRDK from the coding sequence ATGAACAAGATGTTGTTGTCCGGATGCCTGTTACTCGGCTGCCTTGGTGTAGCCTCGGCCCAACAGAACTATTTCGACCAGTGGCCCGCCGGCGATTCGCCGCAAGAGGTAGGTAAGGCCCTCTCCGAACACTTCGTCACCAGCCCACACCAGTACACCAAGACCATTCACTACTCCGAGGTCTGCGCCTGGTACGGCGCGCTCCAGTTCGCCGAGCTCACCCACGACGACGCCCTCCGCCAGGAGCTCATCAAGCGCTTCGATCCGCTCATGCCCGGCGGCGCCGAAGCCGACCGCATCCCCAAGCGTCACCACGTCGACGACCAGATCTTCGGTGTCGTCCCCATGGAGATCGCCATCCAAACGAAAGACCAGAAGTACCTCGACTTCGGCAAGTCCTTCGCCGACGAGCAGTGGAACCATCCCTCTGCCGACGGCATGTCCGACGAGACCCGCTACTGGATCGACGACATGTACATGCTCACCATGCTGCAGCTCGAGGCCTACCGCGCCACCGGCGACAAAAAATATCTCGACCGCGACGCTCATGAGATGGTCGCCTACCTCGACAAGCTGCAACAGCCCAATGGCCTCTTCTTCCACGCGCCCGACGTGCAGTTCTACTGGGGCCGCGGCGACGGCTGGGTCGCGGCAGGCATGGCCGAGATGCTGCGCAGCCTCCCCGAAAATCACCCCGACCGCGCTCGCATCATGAAAGGTTATCGCCTTATGATGAGCGGCCTGTTGAAGTACCAGGGCAAGGACGGCATGTGGCGTCAGCTCATCGACAAGGACGACGCGTGGCCCGAAACCTCCAGCTCCGCCATGTTTAGCTTCGCCATGATCACCGGCGTCAAACACGGCTGGCTCGACGCTGCCACCTACGGACCCGCCGCGCGCAAAAGCTGGATCGCCGTCGTCGGCTACGTCGACCAGAACCACGACGTCACCCAGGTATGCGAAGGCACCGGCAAGAAGAACGACCTCGAGTACTACTACCAGCGCAAGCGCCGCACCGGCGACTTCCACGGCCAGGCCCCTGTCCTATGGGCCGCCGACGCTCTGCTGCGCGACAAATAA
- a CDS encoding GNAT family N-acetyltransferase — MHLRPAQPEDALAVARVHVRSWQAAYRTLLPDDYLDQLRPEDRAPHYNFTTRDPQKPYTIVAAEEGIIQSFATAAPSRDSDLRGHGELYALYVDPVYWNQGVGVALITAARTYLVQSGFQQALLWVLTGNLRAERFYERNGWTTDDHHRTVTLWGIDVEEVRYLSVL; from the coding sequence ATGCATCTGCGGCCAGCCCAGCCCGAAGACGCACTCGCCGTAGCCCGCGTCCACGTGCGCTCGTGGCAGGCGGCCTATCGCACGCTGCTACCCGACGATTACCTCGACCAGCTTCGGCCCGAAGATCGCGCACCGCACTACAACTTCACCACTCGCGATCCACAAAAACCTTACACCATCGTCGCCGCAGAAGAAGGCATCATCCAAAGCTTCGCCACCGCCGCGCCCTCGCGCGATTCCGACCTGCGTGGCCACGGCGAGCTCTACGCGCTCTACGTCGATCCCGTCTACTGGAACCAAGGCGTAGGCGTCGCACTCATCACCGCAGCCCGCACATACCTCGTGCAATCGGGCTTTCAACAAGCGCTCCTCTGGGTATTGACCGGCAATCTCCGCGCCGAGCGATTCTACGAACGCAATGGCTGGACAACCGACGACCATCACCGCACCGTCACGCTGTGGGGCATCGACGTCGAAGAAGTCCGCTATCTCAGCGTTCTTTGA